In the Kitasatospora terrestris genome, one interval contains:
- a CDS encoding chitinase, with amino-acid sequence MRAPHRHTARAPLAALVATVLALVGLLLAGQSGTAAAADVDVVRNGDFASGNHIAPWSCPTGVAPVNSTATGWDLQGTPAGSDYAQCSQQVTVKPSSTYRLTAQVQGSYVFLGATGTGGTDPSTWTSSTTWTTLTTTFTTGPSTTSVSVWFHGWYGQSAYLVDRVSMVGPGDASPSPSGSSTSVSPTPSSSTSPSPSTSTSPSPSSSTSQPPNKHRLTGYWQNFDNGATVQRISDVPAAYDIIAVSFADATATQGGISFTLDSTLSSRLGGYTEAQFKADIAAKRAAGKKVVVSVGGQNGTVSVSNSTAATTFATTAYSVIQQYGFDGVDIDLENGVNATYMGQALHSLASKVGSGFVLTMAPQTIDMQSTGNEYFKLALNTKDILTIVNMQYYNSGTMLGCDGGVYAQGTVNFLTALACIQLKGGLAPSQVGLGVPASTSAAGGGYVSPATVNAALDCLAGGTNCGTFKPDTKWPGIGGAMTWSTNWDAKAGNGIANTVGSHLHAMP; translated from the coding sequence ATGCGTGCACCACACCGCCACACCGCCAGAGCGCCACTCGCCGCCCTGGTCGCCACCGTGCTGGCCCTGGTCGGCCTGCTGCTGGCCGGCCAGTCCGGCACCGCGGCCGCCGCCGACGTGGACGTCGTCCGCAACGGCGACTTCGCCTCCGGCAACCACATCGCGCCGTGGTCCTGCCCGACCGGGGTCGCCCCGGTCAACAGCACCGCGACCGGCTGGGACCTCCAGGGCACCCCGGCCGGCTCGGACTACGCCCAGTGCAGCCAACAGGTCACCGTGAAGCCGTCCTCGACCTACAGGCTGACCGCCCAGGTCCAGGGCTCCTACGTGTTCCTCGGCGCCACCGGCACCGGCGGCACCGACCCGTCCACCTGGACCTCCTCCACCACCTGGACCACGCTCACCACCACCTTCACCACCGGACCGTCCACCACCTCGGTCTCGGTGTGGTTCCACGGCTGGTACGGACAGAGCGCCTACCTGGTCGACCGGGTCTCCATGGTCGGCCCGGGCGACGCCTCGCCCAGCCCCTCCGGTTCCAGTACCTCGGTCAGCCCGACCCCGAGCAGCTCCACCTCGCCGTCGCCGTCCACCTCCACCTCGCCGTCGCCCTCCTCCAGCACCAGCCAGCCGCCCAACAAGCACCGGCTGACCGGCTACTGGCAGAACTTCGACAACGGCGCCACCGTGCAGCGGATCAGCGACGTCCCCGCCGCGTACGACATCATCGCCGTGTCCTTCGCCGACGCCACCGCCACCCAGGGCGGCATCAGCTTCACCCTGGACAGCACCCTCTCCAGCCGGCTCGGCGGCTACACCGAGGCCCAGTTCAAGGCGGACATCGCCGCCAAGCGGGCAGCCGGCAAGAAAGTGGTCGTCTCCGTCGGCGGCCAGAACGGCACCGTCTCCGTCTCCAACTCCACCGCCGCCACCACCTTCGCCACCACCGCCTACTCGGTGATCCAGCAGTACGGCTTCGACGGCGTCGACATCGACCTGGAGAACGGCGTCAACGCCACCTACATGGGGCAGGCGCTGCACTCGCTGGCGTCGAAGGTCGGGAGCGGGTTCGTGCTCACCATGGCGCCGCAGACGATCGACATGCAGTCGACCGGGAACGAGTACTTCAAGCTGGCGCTGAACACCAAGGACATCCTGACCATCGTCAACATGCAGTACTACAACAGCGGCACGATGCTCGGCTGTGACGGCGGGGTGTACGCGCAGGGCACCGTCAACTTCCTGACCGCGCTCGCCTGCATCCAGCTCAAGGGCGGCCTCGCACCGAGCCAGGTCGGCCTGGGCGTGCCCGCCTCCACCAGCGCGGCCGGCGGCGGCTACGTCAGCCCGGCGACGGTCAACGCCGCCCTCGACTGCCTCGCCGGCGGCACCAACTGCGGCACCTTCAAGCCCGACACCAAGTGGCCCGGCATCGGCGGAGCGATGACCTGGTCCACCAACTGGGACGCGAAGGCCGGCAACGGCATCGCCAACACCGTCGGCTCCCACCTGCACGCCATGCCGTAA
- a CDS encoding valine--tRNA ligase, with amino-acid sequence MTDTTNQRPDANGPGDNAATLPTTYAPAEVEGVLYERWVERGYFTADAKSDKPAYTIVIPPPNVTGALHLGHAFQHTLMDALTRRKRMQGFEALWLPGMDHAGIATQNKVEQQLAESGLSRHDLGREAFVEKVWEWKENYGGRILGQMRRLGDGVDWSRERFTMDEGLSQAVQTIFKKLFDDGLIYRAERIINWCPRCLTALSDIEVEHKDRDGELVSIRYGEGDDSIVVATTRAETMLGDTAVAVHPDDERYKHLVGRSIKLPLTDREIPVVADEHVDPEFGTGAVKVTPAHDPNDFAIGQRHGLPNLTVMDERGVITVHGPFLGLDRLEARSAVVGALREQGRIVAEKRPYVHSVGHCSRCHTIVEPRLSLQWWVKVEPLAQAAGDAVRDGRVEIHPKELERRYFDWVDNMYDWCISRQLWWGHRIPVWYGPDGEVVCVGPDEQPPTGEGWHQDPDVLDTWFSSGLWPFSTLGWPEKTPDLEKFYPTDVLLTGHDIIFFWVARMMMFGLYAMDGQAPFKTVALTGLVRDEFGKKMSKSSGTAVDPLDWMDAYGADAVRFTLARGANPGADVPIGEDWVKGSRNFCNKIWNATRFALMNGATVEGPLPAAEELTPVDRWILSRLNATVAEVDALYDDYEFAKVSDALYHFAWDEVFDWYVELSKTTLAKGGAQADAARRVLGEVLDLTLRLLHPVVPFVTDTLWTTLTGAESLVVTEWPKDSGFRDAEAEAEIATLQQVVTEVRRFRSDQGLQPAQRVPAQLELAGTVLGVHEDAIRSLLRLTVPEEGFTATASLPVAGATVSLDLSGTIDVAAERKRLAKDLAAAEKEKAQTTAKLGNEAFLAKAPDDVVAKIRTRQEAAEADIVRITAQLAALPQG; translated from the coding sequence GTGACCGACACGACGAACCAGCGCCCCGACGCCAACGGCCCCGGGGACAACGCAGCCACCCTCCCGACGACCTACGCCCCGGCCGAGGTAGAGGGCGTGCTGTACGAGCGCTGGGTGGAGCGCGGTTACTTCACGGCGGACGCGAAGAGCGACAAGCCGGCGTACACCATCGTCATCCCGCCGCCGAACGTCACCGGCGCGCTGCACCTCGGCCACGCCTTCCAGCACACGCTGATGGACGCCCTCACCCGCCGCAAGCGGATGCAGGGCTTCGAGGCGCTGTGGCTGCCCGGCATGGACCACGCCGGCATCGCCACCCAGAACAAGGTGGAGCAGCAGCTCGCCGAGTCCGGCCTCTCCCGCCACGACCTGGGCCGCGAGGCCTTCGTCGAGAAGGTCTGGGAGTGGAAGGAGAACTACGGCGGCCGGATCCTCGGCCAGATGCGCCGCCTCGGCGACGGCGTCGACTGGTCGCGCGAGCGCTTCACCATGGACGAGGGCCTGTCCCAGGCCGTCCAGACCATCTTCAAGAAGCTCTTCGACGACGGCCTGATCTACCGGGCCGAGCGCATCATCAACTGGTGCCCGCGCTGCCTCACCGCGCTCTCCGACATCGAGGTCGAGCACAAGGACCGCGACGGCGAGCTGGTCTCGATCCGCTACGGCGAGGGCGACGACTCGATCGTGGTCGCCACCACCCGCGCCGAGACGATGCTCGGTGACACCGCGGTCGCCGTCCACCCGGACGACGAGCGCTACAAGCACCTGGTCGGCCGCAGCATCAAGCTGCCGCTGACCGACCGGGAGATCCCGGTCGTCGCCGACGAGCACGTCGACCCGGAGTTCGGCACCGGCGCCGTCAAGGTGACCCCGGCGCACGACCCCAACGACTTCGCCATCGGTCAGCGCCACGGCCTGCCCAACCTGACCGTGATGGACGAGCGCGGTGTCATCACCGTGCACGGCCCGTTCCTCGGCCTGGACCGGCTGGAGGCCCGATCCGCCGTGGTCGGCGCGCTGCGCGAGCAGGGCCGGATCGTCGCCGAGAAGCGGCCGTACGTCCACTCGGTCGGCCACTGCTCGCGCTGCCACACCATCGTCGAGCCGCGGCTGTCGCTGCAGTGGTGGGTCAAGGTCGAGCCGCTGGCGCAGGCCGCCGGCGACGCGGTCCGCGACGGCCGGGTCGAGATCCACCCGAAGGAGCTGGAGCGCCGCTACTTCGACTGGGTCGACAACATGTACGACTGGTGCATCTCGCGCCAGCTCTGGTGGGGCCACCGGATCCCGGTCTGGTACGGCCCCGACGGCGAGGTCGTCTGCGTCGGACCGGACGAGCAGCCGCCGACCGGCGAGGGCTGGCACCAGGACCCGGACGTCCTGGACACCTGGTTCTCCTCCGGCCTGTGGCCGTTCTCCACGCTGGGCTGGCCGGAGAAGACCCCCGACCTGGAGAAGTTCTACCCGACCGACGTCCTGCTGACCGGCCACGACATCATCTTCTTCTGGGTCGCCCGGATGATGATGTTCGGCCTGTACGCGATGGACGGCCAGGCCCCGTTCAAGACGGTCGCCCTGACCGGTCTGGTCCGCGACGAGTTCGGCAAGAAGATGTCGAAGTCGTCCGGCACCGCCGTCGACCCGCTGGACTGGATGGACGCCTACGGCGCCGACGCGGTCCGCTTCACCCTGGCCCGCGGCGCCAACCCCGGCGCCGACGTGCCGATCGGCGAGGACTGGGTCAAGGGCTCCCGGAACTTCTGCAACAAGATCTGGAACGCCACCCGCTTCGCGCTGATGAACGGCGCCACCGTCGAGGGCCCGCTGCCGGCCGCCGAGGAGCTGACCCCGGTCGACCGCTGGATCCTCTCGCGCCTCAACGCGACCGTGGCCGAGGTCGACGCGCTGTACGACGACTACGAGTTCGCCAAGGTCTCGGACGCGCTCTACCACTTCGCCTGGGACGAGGTCTTCGACTGGTACGTCGAGCTCTCCAAGACCACCCTCGCCAAGGGCGGGGCGCAGGCCGACGCGGCCCGCCGGGTGCTCGGCGAGGTCCTGGACCTCACCCTGCGCCTGCTGCACCCGGTGGTCCCGTTCGTCACCGACACCCTGTGGACCACCCTCACCGGCGCCGAGTCGCTGGTGGTCACCGAGTGGCCGAAGGACTCCGGCTTCCGCGACGCGGAGGCCGAGGCCGAGATCGCCACGCTGCAGCAGGTGGTCACCGAGGTCCGTCGCTTCCGCTCGGACCAGGGCCTGCAGCCCGCGCAGCGCGTCCCCGCGCAGCTGGAGCTGGCCGGCACCGTGCTCGGCGTCCACGAGGACGCGATCCGCTCGCTGCTGCGCCTGACCGTTCCGGAGGAGGGCTTCACCGCCACCGCCTCGCTGCCGGTCGCCGGCGCGACGGTCTCGCTGGACCTGTCCGGCACCATCGATGTCGCGGCGGAGCGCAAGCGCCTCGCCAAGGACCTCGCGGCCGCCGAGAAGGAGAAAGCGCAGACCACCGCGAAGCTCGGCAACGAGGCGTTCCTCGCCAAGGCGCCGGACGACGTGGTCGCCAAGATCCGCACCCGCCAGGAGGCCGCCGAGGCCGACATCGTCCGGATCACCGCCCAGCTCGCGGCGCTGCCGCAGGGCTGA